The following proteins come from a genomic window of Nitrospira sp.:
- a CDS encoding outer membrane efflux protein — protein MVPSWALLGLCLLVVPVLDPDLAQAGISTGESGRLAQSQTRQPLNLTLKGALAAAINNNPDVLLYKERIQEAQGQVQTQLGAMLPNISADVRQTRRTQFLGTIGLSPVRTDPFSILDTRISATQNLFSLSLIQRWRASRESLHVTEQESEAKRFDAMATVALVYMEGLKAMAMINMHETNQQVMNELLEIVRQRQRGGIATGLDITRLEAQLAAERQQGSSARYDLEHAKLSLINLLALPTEIPLILTDEWVKDVRSIPTPQGAMEEALSQRPEIQAQHTRVKASELAYSSITGERVPSLVAQGDYGLVGNRWNNTLDTYNMALILQIPIFDGAQREGRIAQARSQWQQESLRMRSVLNQVKMEVHDALASLTAAQEQVNIAQAGLQMATKELNLARERYTILTSTSHLELTNGLSSLTRARENLITALFQLNAARVHLARSTGNLYTLN, from the coding sequence ATGGTCCCATCATGGGCGCTGCTTGGGCTCTGTCTGCTTGTCGTCCCTGTACTCGACCCGGATCTGGCGCAGGCCGGCATTTCAACCGGAGAATCCGGTCGCCTCGCTCAGTCACAGACACGTCAGCCGCTCAATCTTACCTTGAAAGGGGCATTGGCGGCGGCGATCAACAACAACCCCGACGTGCTTCTGTACAAGGAGCGGATTCAAGAGGCCCAAGGCCAGGTGCAGACACAATTGGGCGCGATGCTTCCCAACATCTCGGCCGATGTCAGGCAAACCAGGCGAACGCAATTTCTCGGAACGATCGGCCTGTCTCCAGTGCGTACCGATCCATTCAGTATTTTGGATACCAGAATCAGCGCGACACAAAATCTGTTCAGTCTCAGCCTGATCCAGCGCTGGCGGGCTTCACGTGAATCTCTGCACGTGACGGAACAGGAATCGGAAGCCAAACGGTTCGACGCGATGGCCACGGTGGCCTTGGTCTACATGGAAGGGTTGAAGGCCATGGCCATGATCAACATGCATGAGACGAATCAGCAGGTCATGAATGAATTACTTGAGATTGTCAGGCAGCGACAACGAGGAGGAATCGCCACGGGCCTCGATATCACCCGACTGGAAGCGCAATTAGCGGCTGAGAGGCAACAGGGATCATCAGCGCGGTATGACCTTGAACATGCCAAACTGAGTCTTATCAATCTACTTGCGCTGCCTACGGAGATACCGCTTATTTTGACCGATGAATGGGTGAAGGATGTGCGGAGTATACCAACGCCGCAAGGGGCGATGGAAGAGGCATTGAGTCAACGGCCGGAGATTCAGGCACAGCATACTCGGGTGAAAGCCTCTGAGTTGGCCTATTCATCTATCACGGGGGAACGAGTGCCATCGCTCGTCGCCCAGGGAGATTATGGACTTGTCGGCAATCGGTGGAACAACACCCTCGATACTTACAATATGGCACTGATTCTCCAGATACCCATCTTCGACGGAGCCCAGCGTGAAGGCCGCATCGCCCAAGCCAGAAGCCAGTGGCAGCAAGAATCGTTGCGCATGAGATCGGTGCTCAACCAAGTCAAAATGGAAGTGCACGATGCCCTCGCTTCGCTCACAGCGGCACAAGAGCAAGTGAATATCGCACAGGCCGGTTTACAGATGGCGACCAAGGAACTGAACCTTGCGCGGGAACGTTACACGATTCTTACCTCCACCAGTCACTTGGAACTTACCAACGGGCTTTCATCACTGACCCGTGCCAGAGAAAACCTCATCACCGCGCTCTTTCAGCTCAATGCCGCTCGAGTTCATCTCGCCCGCTCGACGGGGAATCTCTATACACTGAACTAA